A genomic window from Camelus ferus isolate YT-003-E chromosome 9, BCGSAC_Cfer_1.0, whole genome shotgun sequence includes:
- the TXNL4B gene encoding thioredoxin-like protein 4B → MSFLLPKLSSKKEVDQVIKTTAEKVLVLRFGRDEDPVCLQLDDILSKTSSDLSKMAAIYLVDVDQTPVYTHYFDISYIPSTVFFFNGQHMKVDYGSPDHTKFVGSFKTKQDFIDLIEVIYRGAMRGKLIVQSPIDPKNIPKYDLLYQDI, encoded by the exons ATGAGCTTCCTATTACCCAAGCTGAGTAGCAAAAAAGAAGTAGACCAGGTGATAAAAACTACTGCAGAGAAGGTGTTGGTTCTCAGGTTTGGCAGAGATGAGGACCCCGTCTGCCTGCAGCTAGATGATATT CTTTCTAAGACCTCTTCTGACTTGAGTAAAATGGCTGCTATATATCTGGTAGATGTGGACCAAACTCCAGTTTATACACACTATTTTGATATCAGTTATATTCCATctactgtatttttcttcaaTGGGCAGCATATGAAAGTGGATTATGG GTCTCCAGATCACACTAAGTTTGTGGGAAGTTTTAAAACCAAACAAGACTTCATAGATTTGATTGAAGTAATTTATCGAGGAGCAATGAGGGGAAAACTTATTGTCCAAAGTCCTATTGATCCCAAGAATATTCCCAAATATGACCTCCTCTATCAAGACATTTAG
- the DHODH gene encoding dihydroorotate dehydrogenase (quinone), mitochondrial isoform X3 has translation MAWRHLKEVRVLGHKFRNPIGIAAGFDKHGEAVDGLYKMGFGFVEIGSVTPNPQEGNPRPRVFRLPEDQAVINRYGFNSHGLAVVEHRLRARQQTQARLTGDGLPLGINLGKNKTSVDAASDYAEGVRVLGPLADYLVVNVSSPNTAGLRSLQGKAELRRLLTKVLQERDALKVAHKPAVLVKIAPDLTAQDKEDIASVVRELGIDGLIVTNTTVSRPASLQGALRSETGGLSGKPLRDLSTQTIREMYALTQGTVPIIGVGGVASGQDALEKIRAGASLVQLYTALTYRGPPVVGGVKRELEALLKEQGFTRVTDAIGADHRR, from the exons GAAGTGAGAGTCCTGGGCCATAAGTTCCGAAATCCTATAGGAATTGCTGCAGGATTTGACAAGCATGGGGAAGCCGTGGATGGACTTTACAAGATGGGCTTTGGTTTTGTTGAGATAGGCAGTGTTACCCCAAATCCTCAGGAAGGAAACCCCAGACCCCGCGTCTTCCGCCTCCCCGAGGACCAAGCTGTCATTAACAG GTACGGATTCAACAGTCACGGGCTCGCGGTGGTGGAACACAGGCTACGGGCCAGACAGCAGACGCAGGCCAGGCTCACAGGAG ATGGGCTGCCACTGGGAATAAACCTGGGGAAGAATAAGACCTCGGTGGATGCTGCCTCGGACTATGCAGAGGGGGTTCGCGTCCTGGGCCCCTTGGCCGACTACCTGGTCGTGAACGTGTCCAGTCCCAACACGGCTGGGCTGCGGAGCCTTCAGGGAAAGGCTGAGCTGCGCCGCCTGCTGACCAAG GTGCTACAGGAGAGGGATGCCCTGAAGGTAGCCCACAAGCCGGCTGTGCTGGTGAAGATTGCTCCTGACCTCACAGCCCAGGACAAGGAGGATATCGCCAGTGTGGTGAGAGAG TTGGGCATCGATGGACTGATTGTAACGAACACCACCGTGAGTCGCCCTGCCAGCCTCCAGGGTGCCCTGCGCTCTGAAACGGGAGGGCTGAGCGGGAAGCCCCTCCGGGATTTATCGACACAAACCATCCGGGAGATGTACGCACTTACCCAAG GCACGGTGCCCATCATCGGGGTTGGCGGTGTTGCCAGCGGGCAGGACGCGCTGGAGAAGATCCGGGCGGGGGCCTCCCTGGTGCAGCTGTACACGGCCCTCACCTACCGCGGGCCGCCCGTGGTGGGCGGGGTCAAGCGGGAGCTCGAGGCCCTTTTGAA gGAGCAAGGTTTTACCAGAGTCACAGATGCCATTGGAGCAGATCATCGGAGGTGA
- the LOC102519239 gene encoding haptoglobin — translation MSSLGAVVALLLCGQLFTVEKGNETSDATGDHCPKAPEIANGYVEHLIRYGCKTYYKLRSEGDGVYVLNNKKQWTNKNVGEKLPECEAVCGKPKHPVKQVQRIMGGLLDAKGSFPWQAKMVSHHNLISGATLINEQWLLTTAKNLFLGHKNDTKAKDIAPTLRLYVGKKQQVEVEKVVLHPNYSNIDIGLIKLREKVPINEKVMPICLPSKDYAQVGRIGYVSGWGRNANFNFTEHLKYVMLPVAEQDKCVKHYEGSTVPEKKTKISPVGVQPILNQHTFCAGLSKYQEDTCYGDAGSAFAVHDEAEDTWYAAGILSFDKSCAVAEYSVYVKVPSILDWVQTTIAHN, via the exons ATGAG TTCCCTGGGAGCTGTCGTTGCCCTCCTGCTCTGCGGACAGCTCTTCACAGTGGAAAAAGGCAATGAGACCTCAGATGCCACAG GTGACCACTGCCCAAAGGCTCCTGAGATTGCAAATGGCTACGTGGAGCACTTAATTCGCTATGGGTGTAAGACCTACTATAAACTGCGCTCTGAAGGAGATG GAGTGTATGTCTTAAACAATAAGAAGCAGTGGACAAATAAAAACGTTGGGGAGAAACTCCCTGAATGCGAAGCAG TATGTGGAAAGCCCAAACATCCAGTGAAGCAGGTGCAGCGCATCATGGGTGGCTTGCTGGATGCCAAAGGCAGCTTTCCATGGCAGGCCAAGATGGTCTCCCACCATAATCTCATCTCAGGGGCCACGCTGATCAATGAGCAATGGCTGCTGACCACGGCTAAAAATCTCTTCCTGGGTcacaaaaatgacacaaaagcaAAAGACATTGCTCCAACTTTAAGACTCTATGTGGGGAAAAAACAGCAAGTGGAGGTCGAGAAGGTGGTTCTCCACCCTAACTACTCCAACATAGACATCGGGCTCATCAAACTCAGAGAGAAGGTGCCCATTAATGAGAAAGTAATGCCCATTTGCCTACCTTCGAAAGATTATGCCCAAGTAGGGCGTATAGGTTACGTGTCTGGCTGGGGGCGAAATGCCAACTTCAATTTTACTGAGCATCTGAAATACGTCATGCTGCCCGTGGCTGAGCAAGACAAATGTGTAAAGCACTATGAAGGCAGCACAGTGCccgaaaagaagacaaaaattagCCCTGTAGGAGTGCAGCCCATACTGAACCAGCACACCTTCTGTGCTGGCCTGTCCAAGTATCAGGAAGACACCTGCTACGGCGATGCCGGCAGCGCCTTTGCAGTTCACGATGAGGCTGAAGACACCTGGTATGCGGCCGGGATCCTGAGCTTTGACAAGAGCTGCGCTGTGGCCGAGTACAGTGTGTATGTGAAGGTGCCCTCCATTCTGGACTGGGTTCAGACAACCATAGCTCACAACTAA
- the DHODH gene encoding dihydroorotate dehydrogenase (quinone), mitochondrial isoform X2 encodes MAWRHLKKRAQDAVVILGGGGLLFASYLTATGDEHFYAEHLMPALQGLLDPETAHRLAIRFTSLGLLPRATFQDSDMLEVRVLGHKFRNPIGIAAGFDKHGEAVDGLYKMGFGFVEIGSVTPNPQEGNPRPRVFRLPEDQAVINRYGFNSHGLAVVEHRLRARQQTQARLTGDGLPLGINLGKNKTSVDAASDYAEGVRVLGPLADYLVVNVSSPNTAGLRSLQGKAELRRLLTKVLQERDALKVAHKPAVLVKIAPDLTAQDKEDIASVVRELGIDGLIVTNTTVSRPASLQGALRSETGGLSGKPLRDLSTQTIREMYALTQGSKVLPESQMPLEQIIGGEDETWEA; translated from the exons AAGCGGGCCCAGGATGCCGTGGTGATTCTAGGGGGCGGAGGACTTCTCTTCGCTTCCTACCTGACAGCCACGGGGGATGAGCATTTCTATGCGGAACACTTGATGCCGGCTCTGCAGGGGCTGCTGGACCCCGAGACAGCCCATAGGCTGGCCATTCGCTTCACCTCCCTGGGGCTCCTTCCTCGTGCCACGTTTCAGGACTCTGACATGCTG GAAGTGAGAGTCCTGGGCCATAAGTTCCGAAATCCTATAGGAATTGCTGCAGGATTTGACAAGCATGGGGAAGCCGTGGATGGACTTTACAAGATGGGCTTTGGTTTTGTTGAGATAGGCAGTGTTACCCCAAATCCTCAGGAAGGAAACCCCAGACCCCGCGTCTTCCGCCTCCCCGAGGACCAAGCTGTCATTAACAG GTACGGATTCAACAGTCACGGGCTCGCGGTGGTGGAACACAGGCTACGGGCCAGACAGCAGACGCAGGCCAGGCTCACAGGAG ATGGGCTGCCACTGGGAATAAACCTGGGGAAGAATAAGACCTCGGTGGATGCTGCCTCGGACTATGCAGAGGGGGTTCGCGTCCTGGGCCCCTTGGCCGACTACCTGGTCGTGAACGTGTCCAGTCCCAACACGGCTGGGCTGCGGAGCCTTCAGGGAAAGGCTGAGCTGCGCCGCCTGCTGACCAAG GTGCTACAGGAGAGGGATGCCCTGAAGGTAGCCCACAAGCCGGCTGTGCTGGTGAAGATTGCTCCTGACCTCACAGCCCAGGACAAGGAGGATATCGCCAGTGTGGTGAGAGAG TTGGGCATCGATGGACTGATTGTAACGAACACCACCGTGAGTCGCCCTGCCAGCCTCCAGGGTGCCCTGCGCTCTGAAACGGGAGGGCTGAGCGGGAAGCCCCTCCGGGATTTATCGACACAAACCATCCGGGAGATGTACGCACTTACCCAAG gGAGCAAGGTTTTACCAGAGTCACAGATGCCATTGGAGCAGATCATCGGAGGTGAGGATGAGACGTGGGAAGCCTAA
- the DHODH gene encoding dihydroorotate dehydrogenase (quinone), mitochondrial isoform X1 has product MAWRHLKKRAQDAVVILGGGGLLFASYLTATGDEHFYAEHLMPALQGLLDPETAHRLAIRFTSLGLLPRATFQDSDMLEVRVLGHKFRNPIGIAAGFDKHGEAVDGLYKMGFGFVEIGSVTPNPQEGNPRPRVFRLPEDQAVINRYGFNSHGLAVVEHRLRARQQTQARLTGDGLPLGINLGKNKTSVDAASDYAEGVRVLGPLADYLVVNVSSPNTAGLRSLQGKAELRRLLTKVLQERDALKVAHKPAVLVKIAPDLTAQDKEDIASVVRELGIDGLIVTNTTVSRPASLQGALRSETGGLSGKPLRDLSTQTIREMYALTQGTVPIIGVGGVASGQDALEKIRAGASLVQLYTALTYRGPPVVGGVKRELEALLKEQGFTRVTDAIGADHRR; this is encoded by the exons AAGCGGGCCCAGGATGCCGTGGTGATTCTAGGGGGCGGAGGACTTCTCTTCGCTTCCTACCTGACAGCCACGGGGGATGAGCATTTCTATGCGGAACACTTGATGCCGGCTCTGCAGGGGCTGCTGGACCCCGAGACAGCCCATAGGCTGGCCATTCGCTTCACCTCCCTGGGGCTCCTTCCTCGTGCCACGTTTCAGGACTCTGACATGCTG GAAGTGAGAGTCCTGGGCCATAAGTTCCGAAATCCTATAGGAATTGCTGCAGGATTTGACAAGCATGGGGAAGCCGTGGATGGACTTTACAAGATGGGCTTTGGTTTTGTTGAGATAGGCAGTGTTACCCCAAATCCTCAGGAAGGAAACCCCAGACCCCGCGTCTTCCGCCTCCCCGAGGACCAAGCTGTCATTAACAG GTACGGATTCAACAGTCACGGGCTCGCGGTGGTGGAACACAGGCTACGGGCCAGACAGCAGACGCAGGCCAGGCTCACAGGAG ATGGGCTGCCACTGGGAATAAACCTGGGGAAGAATAAGACCTCGGTGGATGCTGCCTCGGACTATGCAGAGGGGGTTCGCGTCCTGGGCCCCTTGGCCGACTACCTGGTCGTGAACGTGTCCAGTCCCAACACGGCTGGGCTGCGGAGCCTTCAGGGAAAGGCTGAGCTGCGCCGCCTGCTGACCAAG GTGCTACAGGAGAGGGATGCCCTGAAGGTAGCCCACAAGCCGGCTGTGCTGGTGAAGATTGCTCCTGACCTCACAGCCCAGGACAAGGAGGATATCGCCAGTGTGGTGAGAGAG TTGGGCATCGATGGACTGATTGTAACGAACACCACCGTGAGTCGCCCTGCCAGCCTCCAGGGTGCCCTGCGCTCTGAAACGGGAGGGCTGAGCGGGAAGCCCCTCCGGGATTTATCGACACAAACCATCCGGGAGATGTACGCACTTACCCAAG GCACGGTGCCCATCATCGGGGTTGGCGGTGTTGCCAGCGGGCAGGACGCGCTGGAGAAGATCCGGGCGGGGGCCTCCCTGGTGCAGCTGTACACGGCCCTCACCTACCGCGGGCCGCCCGTGGTGGGCGGGGTCAAGCGGGAGCTCGAGGCCCTTTTGAA gGAGCAAGGTTTTACCAGAGTCACAGATGCCATTGGAGCAGATCATCGGAGGTGA